The genomic region TCATCCACGACGGGCTTCACCAGGTCATCGCCACCCATGCCCCCGAGGCGATGGCCATCGAGCAGGTTTTCGTGGCAAAAAACGCCATGTCGGCCCTCAAGCTCGGGCACGCCCGGGGTGCCGCCCTGCTGGTCGGGGCGAACAACCATTTGCCCATTTCCGAATACACCGCCCTGCAGGTCAAAAACGCCGTGGTCGGCTACGGCCGGGCGGCCAAGGGCCAGGTCCAGCAGATGGTCCGCGCCCTGCTGAACCTGCCCGAAATCGCCCAGGAAGACGCCTCCGATGCCCTGGCCGTCGCTATCTGCCACGCCCACAGCTCCGGCCTGAGCAACCGCCTGGAAAAGGCCTTGAGCCGCGGGCGCTGAGCAAGCACTGAATGCGCTCCTGCATCTCTTCTCCATTCTGAATCCTGACCTCCGGAATCTTGCCACATGATCGCTTTGCTGACCGGAAACATCGCATACAGGTCCACCGACCACCTGATCATCGACGTGGGCGGGGTCGGCTATCGGTTGCAGATCCCCCTGTCCACCTTCTACGCCCTGCCCGAGGACGGCGAAGTTCGCCTCCATGTCCACACCCATGTCAAGGAGGACGCCTTCCACCTTTTCGGCTTCCTCTCCAGCGAAGAGAAGGAGATGTTCGTACTGCTCATCTCCGTGTCCGTGGTGGGCCCCAAACTGGCGGTCAACATCCTCTCGAACATCCCCTCCGAGGACCTTCGGCAGGCCCTCTCCGGAGGAGATGCAAAGCGCCTGTCCGCCGTGCCGGGAATCGGCAAAAAGACTGCCGAGAGGCTCGTTCTCGAACTCAGGGAAAAGGCCCAGCGGCTCGCCTCTTCTGCCGCCGCGGCCGCCCCTGCATCGTCTAAGACGGCATCGGTCAGCGCCATCGATGACGCCCTCTCCGCCCTGGTCAACCTGGGCTACAAGGAGAACCAGGCGAAAAGGGTACTCGAGGCCATGGAGATCGCCGCCGACGCTCCGCTGGAGGCCATCCTCAAAGGGGCACTGAAGGTCCTTGTGAAATGACCGGTCACCTCGCGGAATCTGAAAGAAACGCGTCCTTGTCCCATTAAGCCCAGAGCCTTTTTATGACCGAGCGCATCATCACCGCCGGCACGGCCGGCGACGACGACAACTTCGAGACCAGCCTCCGGCCCCGCCTCCTCCCCGAATATATCGGCCAGAGCAAGGCCAAGGAGAACCTTCAGGTCTTCATCGACGCGGCCCGCGGCCGCGGGGAGGCCCTCGACCACGTCCTCTTTTACGGGCCGCCGGGGCTGGGAAAAACCACCCTGGCCAATATCGTCGCCAACGAGATGGGCGTAAACATCAAGAGTACCTCCGGACCGGTCATCGAGAAGACCGGCGATTTGGCCGCCATTCTCACCAACCTGGAGGAAGGCGATGTCCTCTTTATCGACGAAATCCACCGCCTCTCCGCGGTCGTGGAAGAGATCCTCTACCCCGCCATGGAAGACTACCAGCTCGACATCATCATCGGGCAGGGACCCTCGGCGCGCACCATCAAGCTGGACATCCCCCGCTTCACCCTGGTGGGTGCCACCACCCGGGCCGGCCTCCTGTCCTCCCCCCTGCGGGACCGCTTCGGGGTCATCTCCCGGCTGGAGTTCTACACCCCCGAGGAGTTGACCACCATCGTCCGGCGCAGCGCCGATATCCTGGGCATCACCACCGAAGAGGAGGGGGCTGCGGAAATCGCTCGCCGCTCCCGGGGCACGCCGCGCATCGCCAACCGCCTGTTGCGCCGGGTGCGCGACTTCGCCGAGGTCAAGGGAGACGGCGTCATCACCCGGAAGGTGGCCGACCTCTCCCTCAGCCGCCTGGAAGTGGACCGCTGCGGTTTCGACCACATGGACCGCCGCATCCTGCTGGCCATCATCGACAAGTTTTCCGGAGGCCCCGTCGGCCTGGAGACCCTGGCCGCGACCGTCGGAGAAGAGAAGGACACCATCGAGGACGTCATCGAGCCCTTCCTCCTTCAAGAGGGTTATCTCAACCGCACCCCCCGGGGAAGAGTGGCGACCCCCCTGGCCTACTCTCATTTTCAGCGACTCCCCCAGACGGAGAGTGCCGGGGACCTTTTCTCCTGACCTGACATCCTTCGCCCCCCCCGCATGGAGGTATACGGGAATGGAGATAGTGCCTCGCAAAGTCACCCATAAAATCGTCCTCTCCCACCTCCTGCTCCTGCTCTTCAGTCTGATCGCCATCGTCTTCGCCTTGACCGGCCTCCACAGCCAGACCCGCCGCTCCCAGGCACTCGTTGCCGTCGAGGTGCAGGCCCTCAACCTGTCCCGCCAGCTGCGAGGCAACCTCCTCGCCCAGGATGGCCTGGAAAAACAGTTTTTCATCCTCGAGAACCCCGAGATCATCTACCTTCTGGACCGACGCCAGGAGGTCTTCCTGGAACTCTGGCAGGCATTTTCCGCCCTCCCCCCGGCCCAACCCCTGCCCGACCTGGCGACCCTGGCCAGCCGCCATCGCGAGGAGTGGGACACCTTGCGCGGCCACCTCGGGAATAGCCCCGCGACGGCCGAAGGTTTTTCCCGAAACACCCTGTCGCCGTTGCGGGACAGCCTGATCCAGGCCCTTGAGGCGTTCCGCGGGCGCCAAGAAGAGACCATCCACGACCAGATCATTGAACTCTCCACGGCCGGTTCCCGGGCCTTTCGCTTGACCCTGCTGCTGGTCCTGCTC from Desulfuromonas sp. harbors:
- the ruvC gene encoding crossover junction endodeoxyribonuclease RuvC encodes the protein MRILGIDPGSRVTGFGIVEQQGNRLIHVDNGAIFTRSGDALPARLKLIHDGLHQVIATHAPEAMAIEQVFVAKNAMSALKLGHARGAALLVGANNHLPISEYTALQVKNAVVGYGRAAKGQVQQMVRALLNLPEIAQEDASDALAVAICHAHSSGLSNRLEKALSRGR
- the ruvA gene encoding Holliday junction branch migration protein RuvA, which translates into the protein MIALLTGNIAYRSTDHLIIDVGGVGYRLQIPLSTFYALPEDGEVRLHVHTHVKEDAFHLFGFLSSEEKEMFVLLISVSVVGPKLAVNILSNIPSEDLRQALSGGDAKRLSAVPGIGKKTAERLVLELREKAQRLASSAAAAAPASSKTASVSAIDDALSALVNLGYKENQAKRVLEAMEIAADAPLEAILKGALKVLVK
- the ruvB gene encoding Holliday junction branch migration DNA helicase RuvB; amino-acid sequence: MTERIITAGTAGDDDNFETSLRPRLLPEYIGQSKAKENLQVFIDAARGRGEALDHVLFYGPPGLGKTTLANIVANEMGVNIKSTSGPVIEKTGDLAAILTNLEEGDVLFIDEIHRLSAVVEEILYPAMEDYQLDIIIGQGPSARTIKLDIPRFTLVGATTRAGLLSSPLRDRFGVISRLEFYTPEELTTIVRRSADILGITTEEEGAAEIARRSRGTPRIANRLLRRVRDFAEVKGDGVITRKVADLSLSRLEVDRCGFDHMDRRILLAIIDKFSGGPVGLETLAATVGEEKDTIEDVIEPFLLQEGYLNRTPRGRVATPLAYSHFQRLPQTESAGDLFS